One genomic window of Prochlorococcus marinus str. NATL2A includes the following:
- the purF gene encoding amidophosphoribosyltransferase has protein sequence MCGIVGVVSTDQCNQQIYDSLLLLQHRGQDSTGIATMDGSVFHINKSKGQVREAYRTRDMRALIGRSGLGHVRYATKGAAHREEEAQPFYVNAPYGIILVHNGNLTNTRELEKELFKVDKRHTNTSSDTEMLLNVLATELNSEVKGKDVDPDDLFNAVKRLHSRVEGSYASIALIAGHGLLAFRDPFGIRPLVIGKRVKENNKPEWVIASESLVIENNDYVIVRDVEPGEAIFITSNGEFFSKQCSDNPQLFPCSFEYVYLARPDSIMNGISVYESRLRMGDLLAETIKKQISLGDIDVVMPIPDSSRPAAMQVARQLGIEYREGFFKNRYVGRTFIMPGQSLRKRSVRQKLNAMSTEFKNKNVLIVDDSVVRGTTSQQIVQMARSAGANKVTFTSAAPPIRYPHVYGINMPSRNELIAYNRDINQIENNLFIDKMIYQEVNDLTQAITQNSKIKELDLSCFTGKYITGTVTDEYLTWVEETSLS, from the coding sequence ATGTGTGGAATAGTAGGTGTTGTTTCAACTGATCAATGTAATCAACAAATTTACGATAGTTTGCTATTGCTTCAGCATAGAGGTCAAGATTCCACTGGTATAGCAACAATGGATGGCAGTGTTTTTCATATTAATAAATCTAAAGGTCAAGTTCGAGAAGCTTATAGAACTAGAGACATGAGAGCTTTGATCGGAAGATCAGGATTAGGACATGTACGTTATGCAACTAAAGGTGCTGCTCATAGAGAAGAAGAAGCACAACCTTTCTATGTCAATGCTCCTTACGGAATTATTCTTGTTCATAATGGAAACTTAACAAATACAAGAGAGCTAGAAAAAGAACTTTTTAAAGTTGATAAAAGACATACAAATACATCAAGCGATACTGAAATGTTATTAAATGTTTTGGCAACAGAATTAAATAGTGAAGTAAAAGGAAAAGATGTAGATCCAGATGATCTTTTTAATGCTGTTAAAAGACTTCACTCTAGAGTAGAAGGATCCTATGCTTCAATCGCTTTAATAGCAGGTCATGGTCTTTTAGCGTTTAGAGATCCTTTTGGAATTCGCCCTTTGGTTATTGGTAAAAGGGTAAAAGAAAATAACAAACCTGAGTGGGTAATCGCTAGTGAATCGCTAGTTATTGAAAATAATGATTATGTAATTGTTAGAGATGTTGAACCAGGTGAGGCGATATTTATAACTTCAAATGGTGAGTTTTTTTCTAAACAATGCTCAGATAATCCTCAATTATTCCCCTGTTCATTTGAATATGTTTATTTAGCAAGACCTGACTCAATAATGAATGGTATTTCTGTTTATGAGTCAAGGTTAAGAATGGGGGATTTATTAGCAGAAACTATAAAAAAACAAATATCTCTTGGTGATATAGATGTCGTAATGCCAATTCCTGATTCTTCTAGACCTGCTGCAATGCAGGTAGCAAGACAGTTAGGTATTGAATATAGGGAGGGTTTTTTCAAAAATCGTTATGTTGGTAGAACATTTATAATGCCTGGTCAATCTCTAAGAAAACGTTCAGTGCGTCAGAAATTAAACGCAATGAGTACTGAATTTAAAAATAAAAATGTATTGATAGTTGATGATTCAGTGGTTAGAGGAACGACATCTCAGCAAATAGTTCAAATGGCAAGAAGTGCAGGGGCTAATAAAGTTACTTTTACATCTGCTGCTCCACCAATAAGATATCCACATGTTTATGGAATTAATATGCCAAGTAGAAATGAATTGATTGCGTATAATAGAGATATAAATCAAATAGAAAATAATTTATTTATTGATAAAATGATTTATCAAGAGGTAAATGATCTTACTCAGGCTATTACGCAAAATTCTAAAATTAAGGAATTAGATTTATCATGCTTTACAGGGAAATATATTACAGGAACAGTCACTGATGAATATTTAACTTGGGTTGAAGAAACATCTTTGTCTTAA
- a CDS encoding DUF502 domain-containing protein, which yields MVQSSPKEDLTLSSRLQQDLKNDLIAGLLVVIPLATTIWLSTIVSRFVLAILTSIPKQLNPFITLNPLLQDLINLALGLTVPLLGILLIGLMARNFVGRWLLEFGEGTLSRIPLAGSVYKTLKQLLETFLRDNSTRFRRVVLVEYPREGLFSVGFVTGIVGPSLQTEPNQPLLSVFIPTAPNPTTGWYTLVPEDSVKDLDISVEDAFRTIISAGIVNPDDRSNSSNTSFSSLFSQLRASSS from the coding sequence TTGGTGCAGTCCTCTCCCAAAGAAGATCTTACTCTTAGCTCAAGGCTTCAGCAGGATCTTAAAAATGACCTAATAGCTGGTCTATTGGTGGTTATTCCCTTGGCTACCACTATTTGGTTGTCTACAATTGTCAGCCGCTTTGTTCTGGCAATATTAACTTCAATACCAAAACAATTAAATCCCTTCATTACTCTTAATCCTTTACTGCAAGACCTTATTAATCTCGCTTTGGGTTTAACTGTTCCACTACTAGGAATTTTGTTGATAGGTCTCATGGCTAGAAATTTTGTAGGAAGATGGTTGCTTGAGTTTGGCGAAGGAACTCTATCTCGAATACCACTTGCGGGATCAGTTTATAAAACTCTTAAACAACTTCTAGAAACTTTTTTGAGAGACAATTCAACTAGATTTCGCAGAGTTGTATTAGTTGAATATCCGAGAGAAGGTTTGTTCAGCGTTGGTTTTGTGACTGGTATCGTTGGCCCATCTCTACAAACGGAACCAAATCAACCTTTGTTGAGTGTTTTTATACCTACTGCACCAAATCCTACAACTGGTTGGTATACATTGGTTCCAGAAGACTCTGTTAAAGATTTAGATATATCTGTTGAAGACGCTTTTAGAACCATTATTTCTGCTGGAATTGTAAATCCTGATGATAGAAGTAACTCTTCAAATACATCTTTTTCTAGTTTATTTTCTCAGTTAAGAGCATCATCTTCGTAA
- the queG gene encoding tRNA epoxyqueuosine(34) reductase QueG, producing the protein MRNSIDLTKKIKEKAFEEGFDAVGIAKVPGSSRIKLRTASLERWLQAGHQATMEWMKSPRRKDIENMLQGVKSILAVGLNYYVDTERESKDISIARYGWGKDYHKIIEEKLKKVAKFLETERPNAKWKICVDTSAFLDKAWAEEAGIGWIGKHSNVINSEIGSWMFLGHLLSTEVLEADKPSKPICGECEKCIEACPTKAIEEPFIVNSYKCLAYHTLENRDQELPENIINKMGNWIAGCDICQDVCPWNQKHIPSTTEPDLQPSEWILHTTKQDLLSWDDAKWKESLKNSALKRIKPWMWRRNIDSISKKT; encoded by the coding sequence TTGAGAAATTCTATTGATCTAACAAAAAAAATCAAAGAAAAAGCCTTTGAGGAAGGCTTTGATGCAGTAGGAATTGCAAAAGTTCCAGGATCTTCAAGAATTAAACTTCGGACCGCTTCATTAGAAAGATGGTTGCAAGCAGGCCATCAAGCAACAATGGAATGGATGAAGAGCCCAAGAAGAAAAGATATAGAAAACATGCTCCAAGGGGTAAAAAGTATTCTTGCTGTTGGACTGAATTATTATGTAGATACTGAAAGAGAATCTAAAGACATATCAATTGCCAGATATGGATGGGGAAAGGATTATCACAAAATTATTGAAGAAAAATTAAAAAAAGTTGCTAAATTTTTAGAGACAGAAAGGCCAAATGCTAAATGGAAAATATGTGTTGATACAAGTGCGTTTTTGGATAAGGCATGGGCAGAAGAAGCTGGTATTGGATGGATTGGAAAACACAGTAACGTAATTAACTCTGAAATTGGTTCATGGATGTTTTTAGGTCATCTTTTATCTACTGAAGTTTTAGAAGCAGATAAACCTTCCAAACCAATATGTGGTGAATGTGAAAAATGTATTGAAGCATGCCCAACTAAAGCAATAGAAGAACCATTTATTGTAAACTCATACAAGTGTTTGGCATATCACACCCTAGAAAATAGAGATCAAGAATTACCAGAAAATATTATTAATAAAATGGGAAATTGGATTGCTGGTTGTGATATTTGCCAAGATGTATGTCCATGGAACCAAAAACATATTCCAAGCACAACTGAACCAGATCTTCAGCCATCTGAATGGATATTACATACAACTAAACAAGATCTATTGTCATGGGATGATGCAAAATGGAAAGAAAGTTTAAAAAATTCAGCACTAAAACGAATTAAGCCATGGATGTGGCGTAGGAATATAGATTCAATATCAAAGAAAACATAA
- a CDS encoding tetratricopeptide repeat protein, whose protein sequence is MKQTSKIFKYFLGLSLIKTFFVPNSSIAFFPRINEPNQQEFESTSRQIGKTAIQLIQFGQYKEAIKILKLALKLNPTEETLWTTLADAQFKLKDSNNALLSLDKVLAINPKNASIYFAKGSIYMNSKNLENAILMLNQGLLLDNKNETGYFQLGNAYIMLKEYKKALLTYNKVTKLNPNFWQVINNKGLILYEINKKEEAVSKFKLAAKLSNNAEPRLALAISNYSMKGISIETLNIAKNALIDNPKYADIEYQSEQLWGRKLQHSAKLFFKTKEMKKVVREAREKTE, encoded by the coding sequence ATGAAGCAAACTTCAAAAATTTTTAAATATTTCCTTGGTCTAAGTCTAATTAAAACTTTTTTTGTACCTAATTCATCGATTGCATTTTTTCCAAGAATTAATGAACCAAATCAACAAGAATTTGAATCTACTTCAAGGCAAATCGGAAAGACAGCTATACAGCTAATTCAATTTGGTCAATATAAAGAAGCAATTAAAATTTTAAAGCTTGCATTAAAACTAAATCCTACAGAGGAAACTCTTTGGACAACCCTTGCAGACGCGCAATTTAAATTAAAAGATAGTAATAATGCATTATTATCATTGGATAAAGTTTTAGCAATAAATCCGAAAAATGCCTCAATATATTTTGCCAAAGGTTCTATATATATGAATTCAAAAAATCTTGAAAATGCAATTTTAATGCTTAATCAAGGATTATTATTAGATAATAAAAATGAAACAGGCTACTTCCAGCTTGGAAATGCATATATTATGCTAAAAGAATACAAAAAAGCCTTACTTACTTATAATAAAGTCACTAAATTAAACCCTAATTTTTGGCAAGTAATTAATAATAAAGGTCTTATTCTTTATGAAATTAACAAAAAAGAAGAAGCTGTTTCAAAATTTAAATTAGCAGCAAAATTAAGTAATAATGCTGAGCCTAGACTTGCATTAGCAATTTCAAACTATTCAATGAAAGGTATCTCTATTGAAACATTAAACATAGCAAAAAATGCTTTAATAGATAATCCAAAATATGCTGATATTGAGTATCAATCTGAACAATTGTGGGGAAGAAAATTACAACACTCGGCAAAACTTTTTTTTAAAACGAAAGAAATGAAAAAAGTAGTTAGAGAAGCTAGAGAAAAAACTGAATGA
- a CDS encoding DNA gyrase/topoisomerase IV subunit A has translation MAKERLKPISLHQEMQRSYLEYAMSVIVGRALPDARDGLKPVQRRILFAMHELGLTPERPYRKCARVVGDVLGKYHPHGDQAVYDALVRQVQVFNSRYPILDGHGNFGSIDDDPPAAMRYTETRLAPISNDAILSEIDQETVDFSPNFDGSQQEPDVLPAQLPFLILNGSTGIAVGMATSIPPHNLNEVVEALIAIIKKPSLNEEKLLEIIPGPDFPTGGEILVSNGIKETYTKGRGSITMRGIARIEEINPGKGKHKRSGIIISELPYQLNKASWIEKLADLVNNGKISGIADIRDESDRDGMRILVEVKRDSDPKKILDFLYQKTSLQSNFGAILLALVNGQPVQLTLKKLLNNFLEFRENTILLRSNYLLKNIKNREEIVDALIQATNNVKKVIDLIEKSKDTPEAKSNLIISLKINERQADGILGMPLKKITGLEKDSLKNELKDLKTKRAELELIINDKENLMKVMVKELKDLKKRFGSKRRTKLIEGGDALIAEKMANQRPNKELQRINALKELSKDSEIIIQSNNEIKIIPSLTIKKLKLKEINQERKDILPAKLIWPIKNEPKILAVSQEGKIGLLKWEFAGQKPGPLKQFLPAGLENDKIINLIPLTEIRDISIGLISTDGKFKRISINEISDISNRSTTILKLKDSVKLKSCILCKENSYLYIVSDIGRIIKIKITENDFPFMGKLAQGTNIIKLFPNENIVEALSFQEKKNKDLILITNKGFFVKHSTKEITISKKGALGTMGIHFKDNKTIKERVIDCFINNKHVYVKTDKDRYQRLKTDQIDNSSYRKENKLNIDLKNDEFLKSTFSMKVPDKN, from the coding sequence ATGGCCAAGGAACGCCTGAAACCCATATCGTTGCATCAGGAAATGCAGCGTTCTTATCTCGAGTACGCAATGAGCGTAATCGTTGGGAGAGCATTGCCAGACGCGAGAGATGGATTGAAGCCAGTGCAAAGAAGAATTCTTTTTGCAATGCATGAATTAGGACTTACGCCCGAAAGGCCTTACAGAAAATGTGCTCGTGTTGTAGGAGATGTTCTTGGCAAATATCATCCACATGGAGATCAAGCTGTCTACGACGCACTTGTAAGACAAGTTCAAGTGTTTAATTCAAGATACCCAATTCTTGATGGTCACGGAAACTTTGGATCTATTGATGATGATCCTCCTGCTGCAATGAGATATACAGAAACTAGGCTAGCCCCAATATCTAACGATGCAATTTTAAGTGAAATAGATCAAGAAACTGTTGATTTTTCACCAAATTTTGATGGATCACAACAAGAACCAGATGTTTTACCAGCTCAATTACCTTTCCTCATCTTAAATGGAAGTACAGGAATTGCCGTTGGAATGGCTACAAGTATTCCTCCACACAATTTGAACGAAGTGGTAGAGGCTTTAATTGCAATAATAAAAAAACCTTCACTAAACGAAGAAAAATTATTAGAAATAATACCTGGACCAGACTTTCCAACGGGAGGAGAGATATTAGTTAGTAACGGAATAAAAGAAACTTACACAAAAGGGAGAGGAAGCATAACCATGAGAGGTATAGCTCGCATTGAAGAAATTAATCCTGGAAAAGGTAAACACAAAAGAAGTGGGATTATTATTTCAGAACTACCATATCAATTAAACAAAGCTAGCTGGATTGAAAAATTAGCTGACCTTGTAAATAATGGAAAAATTTCGGGGATAGCTGATATTAGAGATGAAAGCGATCGAGATGGAATGCGAATTCTTGTTGAAGTTAAAAGAGATTCTGATCCAAAAAAAATTCTAGATTTTTTATATCAAAAAACTTCTCTACAAAGCAATTTTGGTGCCATTTTACTTGCATTAGTTAATGGCCAACCAGTACAACTTACGTTAAAAAAATTATTAAATAATTTTTTAGAGTTTAGAGAAAATACTATTTTACTAAGAAGTAATTATTTACTAAAAAATATTAAAAATAGAGAAGAGATAGTTGACGCTCTAATCCAAGCAACAAATAATGTTAAAAAAGTAATTGATTTAATTGAAAAATCTAAAGATACACCTGAAGCTAAAAGTAATTTAATTATTAGCTTAAAGATTAATGAAAGGCAAGCAGATGGGATTCTGGGTATGCCTTTAAAGAAAATCACAGGTCTTGAAAAAGATTCTCTAAAGAATGAGCTAAAGGATTTAAAAACTAAAAGAGCAGAACTCGAATTAATAATTAACGACAAAGAAAATTTAATGAAAGTTATGGTTAAAGAACTAAAAGATCTTAAAAAAAGATTTGGTAGTAAAAGAAGAACAAAATTAATAGAAGGTGGAGATGCTCTTATTGCTGAAAAAATGGCAAATCAAAGACCAAATAAAGAACTTCAGAGAATAAATGCATTAAAAGAATTATCAAAAGATTCTGAAATAATTATTCAATCAAATAATGAAATAAAGATAATTCCTTCACTAACAATAAAAAAATTAAAACTGAAAGAAATTAATCAAGAAAGAAAAGATATTCTACCTGCAAAGCTAATATGGCCAATTAAAAATGAACCAAAGATATTAGCCGTCAGTCAAGAAGGTAAGATAGGTCTTCTTAAGTGGGAATTTGCAGGACAAAAACCTGGCCCTTTAAAACAATTTTTACCAGCAGGATTAGAAAATGATAAAATAATTAATCTTATTCCACTAACAGAAATAAGAGATATAAGTATAGGATTAATAAGTACTGATGGAAAGTTTAAAAGAATTTCAATTAATGAGATTAGCGATATTTCTAATAGATCAACAACGATTTTAAAATTAAAAGACAGTGTAAAGCTTAAATCTTGCATTCTTTGTAAAGAGAATAGCTATTTGTATATAGTGAGTGATATTGGCAGAATTATTAAAATTAAAATAACAGAAAATGATTTCCCTTTTATGGGGAAATTAGCTCAAGGAACAAATATAATAAAATTATTCCCTAATGAAAATATAGTTGAAGCTTTAAGTTTTCAAGAAAAGAAAAATAAAGATTTAATTTTAATTACTAACAAAGGTTTTTTTGTAAAACATTCTACAAAAGAAATAACTATATCCAAAAAAGGAGCATTAGGAACAATGGGAATACATTTTAAAGATAATAAAACAATTAAAGAAAGAGTAATTGATTGTTTTATAAATAATAAACATGTTTATGTTAAAACTGATAAGGATAGATATCAAAGATTAAAAACCGATCAAATTGATAATAGTTCATATAGAAAAGAGAACAAATTAAATATAGACTTAAAAAATGATGAGTTTTTAAAATCTACTTTTTCAATGAAAGTACCAGATAAAAATTAA
- the dnaN gene encoding DNA polymerase III subunit beta: protein MKLSCSQSELNNALQLVSRAVSNRPTHPVLANVLLAADEVTGKLRLTGFDLSLGIQTSISASIDSSGAITLPAKLFGEIVSKLSNDSPLVLTSDETSQQVELTSKSGTYQVRGMLSDDFPELPLVENGTSFKLNPLLLSNAIKSTLFASSTDDAKQLLTGVNLTFDGYGIESAATDGHRLAVLNLNNILSDSKEIDSSIKFEKFSITLPSKSLREVEKFLSTCDISHPINFFIDKGQVVFISVEDIITIRALEGSYPNYSQLLPDTFENELEFDRKEFISSLERIAVLADQHNNVIKVTTDGSANLIKISTDAQDIGTGYESLPVSYKGDSFQIAFNVRYLLDGLKVIDSNLIKLSCNSPTTPAIFSPINSDVNFTYLVMPIQIRN from the coding sequence ATGAAATTAAGTTGTTCTCAGTCTGAATTAAATAATGCTCTTCAATTGGTTAGTAGAGCTGTTTCTAATCGACCGACTCACCCTGTATTGGCTAATGTTTTGCTCGCTGCTGATGAGGTCACTGGAAAACTTCGTCTGACTGGTTTTGATTTAAGTTTAGGAATACAAACTTCAATATCTGCTTCTATAGACAGCAGTGGTGCTATAACTTTGCCTGCTAAGTTGTTTGGTGAAATTGTTTCGAAATTATCTAACGACTCACCTTTAGTTCTGACGTCAGATGAAACTAGTCAACAAGTCGAGTTAACTAGTAAAAGTGGAACGTATCAAGTAAGAGGTATGCTGTCTGATGATTTTCCTGAGTTACCTTTAGTAGAAAATGGTACTTCATTTAAATTGAATCCATTATTATTATCTAATGCAATTAAATCAACTTTATTTGCAAGTAGTACAGATGATGCTAAGCAATTACTTACTGGTGTTAATCTTACCTTTGACGGATATGGTATTGAATCTGCAGCTACCGATGGACATAGATTAGCTGTCCTTAATTTAAATAATATTTTATCCGATTCAAAAGAGATAGATAGTTCTATTAAATTCGAAAAATTTTCTATTACATTACCTTCCAAATCTTTAAGAGAAGTAGAAAAATTTTTAAGCACTTGTGATATTAGTCATCCAATTAATTTTTTTATTGATAAAGGACAAGTAGTTTTTATATCTGTTGAAGATATTATAACTATAAGAGCTTTAGAAGGTTCTTATCCAAATTATTCGCAATTATTACCTGATACTTTTGAAAACGAATTAGAATTTGATCGGAAAGAATTTATATCTTCATTAGAAAGAATTGCTGTTTTAGCAGATCAGCATAATAATGTTATAAAGGTAACGACTGACGGCTCTGCTAATTTAATCAAAATAAGTACAGATGCCCAAGATATTGGAACAGGTTATGAGTCACTACCTGTTTCTTATAAAGGGGATTCTTTTCAAATAGCATTTAATGTTAGATATTTATTAGATGGGCTCAAAGTCATAGATTCAAACCTGATTAAATTAAGTTGTAATTCTCCTACTACACCTGCAATTTTCTCACCTATTAATAGTGACGTTAATTTCACTTATCTAGTAATGCCTATACAAATACGAAATTAA
- a CDS encoding PRC-barrel domain-containing protein: MTVPKKLLLSDLLKHNVRCENGIDHGPVITPWMHPPVHRILGFISRPSNLRLEREVWRLDQLKGINQQEVYVKGVCSVSDEQTLDRFPTLMNANVFNKSGQKIGLIADFLFEPKKGNIQYYLVSRSNPLIPGTSRWLLSIDQIIDKQPGSISCDIETFEDLPIQKASLKEEFLSKSRKWKAQFQDLTYNASDKLEGWIDDQISESDNDSYEMLNDDPSYDDWIDNLDIDSSEEFNRMNKSKKNTNSTNERDLDPWI; this comes from the coding sequence TTGACTGTCCCTAAAAAATTATTACTTAGTGATTTATTAAAACATAATGTTCGTTGTGAAAATGGAATTGATCACGGTCCAGTTATTACTCCATGGATGCATCCACCTGTCCATAGAATATTAGGATTTATATCTCGTCCCTCTAACTTGAGACTTGAAAGAGAGGTATGGAGGTTAGATCAACTAAAAGGAATAAATCAACAAGAAGTTTACGTAAAAGGTGTTTGTTCAGTTTCTGATGAACAAACTTTAGATCGTTTCCCTACCTTAATGAATGCAAATGTTTTTAATAAAAGTGGTCAAAAAATAGGTTTAATAGCTGATTTTCTTTTTGAGCCAAAAAAAGGAAATATACAATATTATTTAGTTAGTAGATCTAATCCATTAATTCCAGGAACTAGTAGGTGGCTTTTATCCATTGATCAAATTATTGATAAACAGCCAGGTTCTATCTCTTGCGATATTGAAACATTTGAAGATCTACCAATACAGAAAGCTAGTTTAAAAGAAGAATTTCTTAGTAAGAGTAGAAAATGGAAAGCTCAATTTCAAGATTTAACTTACAATGCTTCCGATAAGCTTGAGGGGTGGATCGATGATCAAATTAGTGAAAGTGATAATGATTCTTATGAAATGCTGAATGACGATCCTTCATATGATGACTGGATAGACAATTTAGATATAGATAGTTCTGAGGAATTTAATAGAATGAATAAATCTAAGAAAAATACAAATTCTACTAATGAAAGAGATCTTGATCCTTGGATTTAA
- the purL gene encoding phosphoribosylformylglycinamidine synthase subunit PurL, whose protein sequence is MTVSFENKDFNQFINSSKFLVEYDVTSALEQEGLKQSDYAEICRRLNRAPNRNELGMFGVMWSEHCCYRNSRPLLKNFPTTGSRILVGPGENAGVVDIGFGQRLVFKIESHNHPSAVEPFQGAATGVGGILRDIFTMGARPIALLNALRFGPLDDEKNISLLEGVVAGISHYGNCVGVPTIGGEVGFDSSYSGNPLVNAMALGLMETEEIVCSGASGIGFPVLYVGNTTGRDGMGGASFASSELSKTSIDDRPAVQVGDPFLEKGLIEACLEAFKTGYVIAAQDMGAAGLTCSCSEMASKGEVGIELNLDLVPAREKGMTAYEFLLSESQERMLFVVKPGSEEELRELFIRWGLYVEVVGKVLKEKVVRVIHKGEVVANLPASALADDTPIEEHLLINSTPEYLQEHWKWTEDLLPKTLDDGIINIKNNLFISWNNVLLELLSIPSIASKNWIYKQYDFQVQSNTVVSPGEADAAVIRIRSQNDFSTKPKKDRGIASVVDCNDRWVYLDPQRGSMSAVAEAARNLSAVGAEPIAITNNLNFSSPDKAVGFWQLSMSCEGITKACLALNTPVTGGNVSLYNDTKLPNNTVIPIHPTPVIGMVGLIEDINKICKKSWVKAEDQIWMIGLPLENNINQDERISLSASSFLEYIHGLKTGRPPEIDLNLEKQVHAFLREVIKQGIVNSAHDLGDGGLTVAIADCCISSGYGANIILPPSQSRLDRLLFAEGGARVLVSCSTDQSVELKKYYKNISLQGSILFSISHLGNVNNQKKLLVSQSNNTIIDVNILDLKDTYKDAIHKKITK, encoded by the coding sequence ATGACAGTATCTTTTGAAAATAAAGATTTTAACCAGTTCATTAATTCATCAAAATTTCTTGTTGAATATGATGTTACGTCCGCTCTTGAGCAAGAAGGGTTAAAACAATCTGATTATGCAGAAATTTGTAGAAGACTTAATCGGGCTCCAAACAGAAATGAATTAGGAATGTTTGGTGTTATGTGGTCTGAACATTGTTGCTATCGAAACTCTCGTCCTTTACTTAAAAACTTTCCTACAACAGGTAGTCGAATCCTTGTAGGTCCTGGAGAAAATGCAGGCGTAGTTGATATTGGTTTTGGTCAAAGATTAGTGTTTAAAATTGAAAGTCATAACCATCCATCAGCTGTCGAGCCTTTTCAAGGAGCAGCAACTGGTGTAGGTGGAATTCTTAGAGATATTTTTACTATGGGAGCTAGGCCAATAGCCTTATTGAATGCTTTAAGGTTTGGTCCATTAGATGATGAAAAAAATATTAGTTTATTAGAAGGTGTAGTTGCAGGTATTTCTCACTATGGAAATTGTGTAGGAGTTCCTACTATTGGAGGAGAAGTGGGATTTGATAGTAGTTATTCAGGTAACCCTTTAGTTAATGCAATGGCGTTGGGTTTGATGGAAACAGAAGAAATAGTTTGTTCAGGTGCTAGTGGAATAGGTTTTCCAGTTCTTTACGTAGGAAATACAACTGGTAGAGATGGTATGGGAGGAGCAAGCTTTGCTAGTTCTGAACTTTCTAAAACGTCAATAGATGATCGACCAGCCGTTCAAGTTGGTGATCCTTTTCTTGAAAAAGGATTAATAGAAGCTTGTTTAGAGGCTTTTAAAACAGGATATGTAATTGCTGCACAGGATATGGGAGCGGCGGGGTTGACTTGTAGTTGTTCTGAAATGGCGTCAAAAGGTGAGGTAGGAATTGAATTGAATCTTGACCTTGTTCCAGCTAGGGAAAAGGGCATGACTGCATATGAGTTTTTGTTATCTGAATCGCAAGAACGAATGCTTTTTGTTGTGAAACCTGGTTCAGAAGAAGAATTGAGAGAATTATTTATAAGATGGGGATTATATGTTGAAGTTGTTGGAAAAGTTTTAAAAGAAAAAGTTGTTAGAGTGATTCATAAAGGTGAAGTTGTAGCAAATCTGCCCGCATCTGCGCTTGCTGATGATACGCCTATTGAAGAACATTTATTAATAAATTCAACACCTGAATATTTGCAAGAACATTGGAAATGGACTGAAGATTTATTACCTAAAACTTTAGATGATGGAATTATTAATATAAAAAATAATTTATTTATTAGTTGGAATAATGTTCTATTAGAGTTATTAAGTATACCTTCAATAGCTTCAAAAAATTGGATTTATAAACAATATGATTTTCAAGTACAATCTAATACAGTTGTTTCTCCTGGAGAAGCTGATGCTGCTGTTATTAGGATTCGATCTCAAAATGACTTTTCAACTAAGCCAAAGAAAGATAGAGGAATAGCTTCAGTCGTAGATTGTAATGATAGATGGGTTTATTTAGATCCTCAAAGAGGAAGTATGTCTGCTGTTGCAGAAGCCGCTAGGAATTTAAGTGCTGTGGGAGCTGAACCTATAGCAATTACAAATAATTTAAATTTTTCTTCTCCAGACAAAGCAGTTGGTTTTTGGCAATTATCAATGTCATGTGAAGGTATAACTAAAGCTTGTTTAGCATTGAATACTCCAGTTACAGGAGGAAATGTGTCATTATATAATGATACTAAATTGCCAAATAATACCGTTATACCTATACATCCAACGCCAGTAATTGGTATGGTTGGATTAATAGAGGATATTAATAAAATTTGTAAAAAATCTTGGGTTAAAGCTGAAGATCAAATATGGATGATTGGATTACCTTTGGAAAATAATATAAATCAAGATGAAAGAATTTCACTATCTGCTTCTTCTTTTTTAGAGTATATTCATGGATTGAAAACAGGTAGACCTCCAGAAATAGACTTAAATTTAGAAAAACAAGTTCATGCATTTTTAAGAGAAGTAATAAAACAAGGTATTGTTAACTCTGCTCATGATTTAGGTGATGGTGGTCTGACAGTTGCCATAGCTGACTGTTGTATCTCTTCTGGCTATGGAGCAAATATTATTCTCCCTCCTAGCCAATCAAGGTTAGATAGACTCTTATTTGCTGAAGGAGGTGCAAGAGTTTTAGTGAGCTGTTCAACTGATCAAAGCGTAGAATTAAAGAAATATTATAAAAATATTTCCTTACAAGGATCTATTCTTTTTTCAATATCTCATTTAGGTAATGTAAATAATCAAAAAAAACTATTAGTGTCTCAATCTAATAATACAATTATAGATGTTAATATTCTAGACTTGAAAGATACATATAAAGATGCCATCCATAAAAAAATAACTAAATAA